The segment TCGGGCTGGGCCTGATGCTGGGGCTCGGGCTGGACCTGATGCTGGGGCTCGGGCTGGGCCTGATGCTGGGGCTCGGGCTGGACCTGATGCTGGGGCTCGGGCTGGGCCTGATGCTGGGGCTCGGGCTGGACCTGATGCTGGGGCTCGGGCTGGGCCTGATGCTGGGGCTCGGGCTGGGCCTGATGCTGGGGCTCGGGCTGGACCTGATGCTGGGGCTCGGGCTGGGCCTGATGCTGGGGCTCGGGCTGGACCTGATGCTGGGGCTCGGGCTGGACCTGATGCTGGGGCTCGGGCTGGACCTGATGCTGGGGCTCGGGCTGGGCCTGATGCTGGGGCTTGGGCTGGACCTGATGCTGGGGCTTGGGTTGAGTCTGATGCTGGGGCTCGGGCTGGGCCTGATGCTGGGGCTTGGGTTGAGTCTGATGCTGGGGCTTGGGTTGAGTCTGATGCTGGGGCTTGGGTTGAGTCTGATGCTGGGGCTTGGGTTGAGTCTGATGCTGGGGCTTGGGTTGAGTCTGATGCTGGGGCTCAGTCTGGGGCTGAGGCTGGGGCTCTGGCGTGGAGTTCCCTACAATATTGTATGTGtatgttaattttttatatttcccCATCATAAAAAAACCCCTGTTTAAAACTGTCATGACCTACCTTCTTTGATCAATACAAAATTGTAGGCCTTTCTCATGGTGGCCACAATTTTTAGGTTATCCTCAGTGGGTGTCAGGTGGGTCACAACATCGGCCACCCACTTTCCAGAGGCCTTATCTTTCTTGGCGAAAAATAGAATTGGGACATAGCCCAATGCACTTAGTTTTTTCACctgcaataaataaatgcagacagCAAACATTAGTTATTCCCACTGCATTATTTTCCACCCTATTGAAAACAACTGCATTAAATACATCAGTGCTACTGTTTCTAATATACAAGTACACAATTAACATTATCAACCTTAACAGTTTTTCCCCTTAGAAACaacattacattatgttttattaacaaagttttgGAGGGAGCATTTCCAAATAATCAAACCTAATTAGACATGAGTTGAACAAACTCTGCTAATCAATCAAATGAACGAGTTAAGAGGTGTATATATAACAACAAGCATACCTCTGTCCGTTGACAGTTTGAcagcatccctccaccaccccatctcctcacttctaGTCCTAAATACTTTTATAACAACGGGGGAAGTACTCTGGGTTCT is part of the Carassius carassius chromosome 33, fCarCar2.1, whole genome shotgun sequence genome and harbors:
- the LOC132114103 gene encoding putative cyclin-dependent serine/threonine-protein kinase DDB_G0272797/DDB_G0274007 — its product is MIYAKVKKLSALGYVPILFFAKKDKASGKWVADVVTHLTPTEDNLKIVATMRKAYNFVLIKEGNSTPEPQPQPQTEPQHQTQPKPQHQTQPKPQHQTQPKPQHQTQPKPQHQTQPKPQHQAQPEPQHQTQPKPQHQVQPKPQHQAQPEPQHQVQPEPQHQVQPEPQHQVQPEPQHQAQPEPQHQVQPEPQHQAQPEPQHQAQPEPQHQVQPEPQHQAQPEPQHQVQPEPQHQAQPEPQHQVQPEPQHQAQPEPQHQVQPEPQHQVQPEPQHQVQPEPQHQAQPEPQHQVQPEPQHQAQPEPQHQAQPEPQHQVQPEPQHQAQPEPQHQVQPEPQHQAQPEPQHQVQPEPQHQAQP